Proteins encoded in a region of the Dreissena polymorpha isolate Duluth1 chromosome 6, UMN_Dpol_1.0, whole genome shotgun sequence genome:
- the LOC127835962 gene encoding uncharacterized protein LOC127835962: MSERLPFLFRIMATIATGGKELQGTKMAPVATAYAVLMNAHSDKLSAWHRMTTIVAIKGHLEDSALTRFNRLGVTMSTTTKLRLLDEASSIMDKGIVSRLQKSPLVKITGDNLDMYIKTGQQSLEKSNRDLHLFASNVLFNRIASPDKYSLVPTRTPLTDLKAEMFLLSGNYRSTLVNSYCVILGRILCELKAFSWMANALPDHIHHPYQHEMSLKSDIFKLPIMMKNEAKHEDCVDILDTYEAVLSDYYHKAFGSEDVLHKFGVTVGGDQLTRVRLEEAKNLRALATTPNKRFEDLHPFVIELWHTKQDFLEV; the protein is encoded by the exons ATGTcagaaag ACTTCCATTCTTGTTTCGTATCATGGCAACCATTGCTACTGGGGGCAAGGAGCTGCAAGGGACAAAAATGGCCCCTGTAGCTACAGCATATGCAGTGCTAATGAACGCACATTCTGACAAGTTGTCGGCATGGCATAGGATGACCACCATTGTGGCCATAAAAGGTCATCTGGAAGATTCA GCGTTAACAAGATTCAACCGCCTTGGTGTTACCATGTCCACAACAACTAAGCTGCGGTTGTTGGATGAAGCCAGCAGTATCATGGACAAGGGCATCGTAAGCCGATTGCAGAAGTCCCCATTAGTCAAGATAACTGGTGACAACTTGGATATGTACATTAAAACAGGCCAGCAATCTCTAGAGAAGTCAAATAGAGACCTTCATCTGTTTGCCTCTAATGTACTGTTCAACAGG ATTGCCAGTCCAGATAAATACAGTTTGGTGCCCACTCGAACACCACTGACAGATCTGAAGGCAGAAATGTTTCTCCTGAGTGGCAATTACCGGAGTACGCTTGTGAACAGCTACTGTGTAATACTTG gaAGAATTCTTTGTGAGCTAAAAGCTTTCTCTTGGATGGCAAATGCATTGCCAGATCACATTCACCACCCATATCAGCATGAAATGAGTCTGAAGTCAGACATATTCAAGCTGCCAATTATGATGAAAAACGAAGCCAAACATGAAGATTGTGTTGACATTCTGGACACTTATGAGGCAGTTCTCAGTGATTATTATCACAAGGCTTTTG gctCAGAGGATGTTCTTCACAAGTTTGGTGTCACCGTTGGTGGAGACCAATTGACAAGAGTTCGGCTTGAAGAAGCCAAAAACCTCCGTGCATTGGCTACTACACCCAACAAGCGATTTGAGGACCTGCACCCATTTGTAATTGAGTTGTGGCACACAAAGCAAGATTTTTTGGAGGTTTGA